A stretch of DNA from Fibrobacter sp. UWB13:
GGATGCAAACCCGAGAGCCTGCATCCGCCATTTTGAGATAGAATAATCAACGGTTTAAGGATTAGTCCTTAACGCTGTTCCAGTCCAACACACCCTTCTTCAAGAGGTAGATGTAACCGGCTTCGAGAATCAGGAGGAAGCCAAGGAGGATGAACAGCAATTCCCAGCCGCCAGCGAGGAACTGGATGGTCCAGGGATAAATAAAGGCGACTTCGAGGTCAAACACCAAGAAGAGCATAGCCACCATGTAATATTTTACCGGATAGCGCTCGTTTGCCGTACCGGAAACGTGAGCAAGGCCACATTCGTAAGCAGAACCCTTAATAAGGGTATGCTTGATCTTGCCCGGGTGCAAAACCCAGTTGGCGACGAGAAGAACTGTGGGGATGCAGAGAGCCATGATCACAAGGATCGTCATGGCGAAGGTGGTGTCGAAAATTTCAACATTGCTCATAGTGATTCCAAAGATAGTAAAAAAGTTTTTGCTACAGCAAACCATTTTTGTAAACTATATTTGGTAATCATGAAGAAAAATCTCCTTTCTTTCGTTATTGTAGGGGCCTCCACCCTCTTTTTCGGCTGTTCGGACGATCCAAGTCCAATGGCACCTCCTGTCTCCATCACTAGTTCTTCCTCTGTCGTTTCGCCAACATCGTCCTCCATTTCCAATCCGGGAGATTCTACGATTGTCATCGGCGTCAGAGACACAACTGAAAAGCACCAGACAGTAACCGTTCCCAGTCAATCGAGCGTCCAGCACCCTGACATGGTGGACGAAAGCCAGACGTACTGCATCTGGACCGCAGGTTGCGAAGCTACGGTGAAGCCGCCTTCATCCTCCTCCAAGGCAACACCGGTTGCAAAGAGTTCCTCCAGCAATAACGGCATTACCATCGACACGCCCGAAAACAAGGAACCCGTCGTCCAAGGTCTCCAGATGACCGACACGCGTGACAACCAGACTTACACCCTTATTCAAGTTGGCACAAAGCTCTGGATGGCACAGGACATCAATTACGCTATCGCCAACAGCGAATGCTACAACGAATCCGACGCCAACTGCGCAACAAACGGAAGACTTTACACATTCAACGGCGCCCAGAAGGCATGCCCGACCGGTTGGCGCCTTCCGAGCCGCGAAGAAGCTCAAACAGCTATTAACAACGAAGCTATGCCTTGGAGCTATAGCGGACGCTGCAAGGACGGCGACTGCAACTTCATGGGTGACATGGGCTTCCACTGGACATCCGGAACTCCGGAATCCGGCGACAAGAAATTCGACGAAAACGGCGGAACAAACGGAGCACTCATCATCGTGGAGAAATCTCCCGAATATGTCAAGGACAAGGAAGGCGAAGATAGATTGTTCTTCCAGGTCGACTCCAAGACAAAGCGCTTCAGCGTCCGCTGCGTCCAGGATTAACCAACGATTTTCCTCCTTACAACAAAGACTCCGCGCGAGCGGAGTCTTTTCCTTTTTCAGCAAGAACCGCCCCCTCAACTTTACTAAATTCCCTCTTATGCTACGTTCAAAGTACCAGATGCTCACGGACTCGCTTTCCGAGAACATTTTCAAGACGAGGACCCAGGCCAACCCGATCATGCTGGTGGTGCTCGCCTATCTTCTACTCATTGCGATTGGCACCGGGCTTTTAAGTCTCCCCGCATCCACCACTCGCCCCATAGATTTTATCGAAGCCTTTTTCACATCGATGTCTGCCGTCTGCGTCACCGGACTTTCCGTTGTCGACATTTCTTCTACATATACAGATACAGGCCACTGGTTCATCATCGTCCTCATGCAGCTTGGCGGACTCGGTATCATGACCGCATCTACAACACTTATCTTGCTTGCCGGCATGCATCCAGGATTTAGCCACCAGTCCGTATTCTTCTCCGAATTCACGCAAGAAGGAAACATCGACGCAGGTCGCATCCTCAAGGCAGTCATCCCATTTACATTTGTTCTGGAACTCATCGGCGGCACCGTCTACTTCACGCAGTTCGAATCTATGGAAATGTACGACCGCATTTTATGCTCTGTTTTCCAGGCAGTCAGTTCATTCTGCGGTGTAGGATTTACGTTGTTCCCCAACTCGCTCGAAGGTTTCCAGTACAACCCCGTCATGAACATCACCACCTGCATCCTCGTACTGGCAGGCGGTTTCGGGTTCCTTGCCATTGCAGAGCTGCGCTACATCTTCGACTTCAGCCACAAGGAAATCCGCCGCGTTTCTTTGCACACCCGCATTGCGACTTACGGCACCATCATCGTCATCGTCGCAAGCATTCTCGTCTTCTCGTTCACCGAATGGAACAACCTCTTTAGCGGACACACCATAGGCGAAAACGCACAATCCGTATTATTCATGGCGTTCACAAGCCGCACGGCAGGACTCAACTCCTTGAACATTCCTGACCTCACGCAGGCATCGCTCTTCTTCTTTATCATCATCATGTTCATCGGCGCAAACCCTGGTAGCTGTGGGGGTGGCATCAAGATTACGACCGCAGCAGTCATCGGGCTTTTGGGCATAAACAGACTCCTCGGCAGAGAAAAGACTCAAGTCATGGGTCGCACCATCCCGAACAACACCGTCGATAAGGCAATTCGAATTTTCGTCGTCGCCATGGTTGTGATTGCTGCGGCAACGCTCATTCTCCTCTGCACCGAAATTCCCTCCGGCACAGCCTACTCCGCCAACAGCACGCCATTCCTCAAAATTCTGTTCGAAGTCGTGAGCGCTTATGCCACATGCGGACTTTCGATGGGACTTACCGAAGAACTCACCACGGTCGGGAAAATCGTCATCTGCTGCGTGATGTTCATCGGACGAATGGGACCATTGTTCCTGATTTCGGCAGTCGCAGGCAAGCTTCAGGACACCGCTTATTACGCCGAAGAAGATATAATGGTCGGTTAACTTAATACTATATTTAAATTATGGCTTCTAGACAATTCGTGATTATCGGTCTTGGGAATTCGGCAAACTACCTTGCCCGTCATTTGACGTCGCTCGGTCATGACATCATGGTCATCGACTCTCATCCCGAAAAAGTCCAAGACTTCGCCAGCATGGTCTCGCAAGCCGTTGTCGCCGACAGCACCCGCAAAAAGCAGCTCGCCTCCATCCCGTCATTAACCAAGGCGGATAGCGTTATCGTCTGCATCGGTAGCAACCTGGAAGCATCCCTCCTCACCATCCTGAACCTAAAGGAACTCGGAGTCAAGCACATCATCGCAAAGTCGAGCAGTGCCGAACACACGAGCATTTTGGAAAAGCTTGGCGTTACAGATATTTTCCACCCGGAACGCGACGCTGCCATAAGCCTTGCCGAACGCTTGAACCGCCCGAACATGGTCGACTTCCTTCCGTTCATGGAAGGCTATTCCATCGTGGAACTTGTCTGTCCCAAGCAATTTATCGGTAAAACTCTTAAGACGCTGTCGCTCACGCACAAGTACGGCGTGCAGGTGATCGCCATTCGCGATCCGCAGGAGCCAACGCCTAAAATCGGTAACATTGCAGATGTCATCTTGCAAGAAGACGACGTGCTGTTCATCATCGGGCCAAACGAAGCTCTCGACAAATTAAAGGACTAGTTTAATCCGCCTTCTCCGACCGCGCACTTGTCGCACAGTCCAAACATATAGAGCGAAGTTCCCTGCAAGGTAAATCCGGAGGGAATCATCTGTGTGCAATCTGGCGGCGCTATAAAGATATCATAGACCTTGCCGCATTTTCTGCACTTGAAATGGCTATGCGGAGAGCAGTCCGCATCGTAGCGCAAGAAGCCGTCGCCAAAATCCAGCGAAATCGCCAAGTCATTTTCGAGCAACAGTTCCAATGTATTGTAGACCGTCGTGCGCGAAAGCGACGGGTATTTTGGCAAAAGCGCCATATAGATTTCATCGACCGTCGGGTGCGTCTTGACTCCCCGCAGGTAATGGTAGACACAAACCCTCTGCAGCGAAGGCCTTATGCCGTGATCCTTGAGTATGCTTGCTGTATCCTGCATATCACACCCCTTTTCCTCAAACATTCCATAAAAAAGCGGCCCCGCACGCCCTGAGACGTCCGGAACCGCACCACACTCCAATCTTACTTGAAGTAGCGACCGAGCAAGCCCTGGAAAGCAGAGCCGTGACGGGCCTCGTCCTTACACATTTCATGAACAGTGTCATGGATAGCATCGTAACCGAGTTCCTTGGCGCGCTTTGCAAGAGCAAGCTTGCCTTCAGTTGCTCCCGCTTCGGCAGCAACGCGAAGTTCCAGGTTCTTCTTGGTGTCGGCATAGACGACTTCGCCCAAGAGTTCTGCAAACTTGGCAGCATGTTCAGCTTCTTCGAAAGCGATGCGCTTGTAAGCTTCAGCCACTTCCGGGAATCCTTCGCGGTCCGCCTGACGGCTCATCGCAAGGTACATGCCCACTTCGGTACATTCACCCGCGAAATTTTCACGGAGGCCCTGCACCACTTCGGCATCCAAGCCCTGAGCGACACCGACCTTGTGTTCGTCAGCCCAGACAATCTTCCCTGCAGCAGGCGTTTCCACCTTTTCGAAGAACTTGCTCTTCGGAGCGTGGCACTGCGGGCATTCTTCCGGAGCTTCCGGACCCATGTGAACGTAACCGCAAACTTTGCAAACCCAGACCTTCATATCTTCTCCTTTTCCGCTATGCGGAATTTGATGAAATATTACAAAAACTCATTTAATTTTGTTCTTGTTTTTGTAACAATTAAAAATATATAATTATTTCAACAAAAGTCAATAGCTTGAAGAAAAAAAAATTAATCATCGCATTTCGCCAGATTCTACCAAATCGACAGCATAAAAAAAAACGACCCGTTCGGGTCGATTTAGCGCTTTTAGCTTTTTTGGAATTTTAGAAAGCAGCCGCTTCCGGAGCTTTTTCGCGAGCACGCTTGGCTTCGCTTTCCGTAGCGAGCTGGCGGTGCGTTACAGAACCTACTGCATAATAGCGATTACCCTTCTGGATCACCGCGGTATAAGCATCGAGAGCCTTCACCGAGAACCATTCCTGGTAGAGATTATGCACATTTTCTTTAAGGTTCGAAAGTTCGCTAATAGCCGGCGCACCAGATGCCTTGCCATACTTGAGCGTAAACTGGTCAGACATATAGGCAACAGCTTCAAAAGTCTTGCTCAAGCGAGCACGTTCGACACGACCTGTACGGATTTCAAAGGCATAGAACTTATCATTCTTATTGAAAATGAAGTCAACCTGAACTGGCAGTTCGCCGAACATATAAACAGGAATCACCACGCGTTCGCCAATGCCCGTCTGACCGTAAGGTTCGTAACCTTTTTTCATCATTTCTTCGATAACGGTTTCACGAGCGGCCCCAAATGGAATGCCAGCAAAATTATTCTGAGACTGTGCTTGCACATGAAGCGAAAGCACAAGAATCAAAAAAGTTATGACAATTCCGAACTTGGACACGATTGACTCCTCTAGATATTGTAAAAGATAGTAAACTTTTTCTAAGTAAGCAAAAAATTTTCATAAAAAAAAGTTTTTTTGGTCCAAAATTTATATTTGGTCACATGTCAAGCACGTTTGGAAAGATATTTTCTGTCACAACATGGGGTGAATCCCATGGTCCTGCTGTCGGAGCCGTCCTCGATGGATGCCCCGCCGGCCTCCCAATCACCGAAGAAATGATTCAGGCAGAACTGAATCGCAGGCGCCCGGGCCAGGGCAAACTGACGACTCCCCGTAACGAAAAAGATACGGTGAAGATTCTTTCTGGCGTTTTCGAAGGCAAAACAACTGGCACGCCCATCTCGTTTGTCGTATTTAATGAAGACCAGCATAGCAAGGACTATGCCGACATCGCCAAGTGGTACAGACCGGGGCACGCAGACCTCTGCTACGACCTCAAGTACGGGTTCCGCGATTACCGAGGCGGAGGCAGAAGCTCTGCCCGCGAGACCATCGGTCGCGTAGCCGCAGGCGCCGTCGCGAAAGCATTCCTCAAGACCGTCGCAGGTACGGAATTTCTCTCGTGGGTTTCTTCCGTCGGTACAGTCGATGGAACTACGCCCGACTTGAACACACTAACGCTTGACCAGATTGAAGCTTCCCCCGTCCGCTGCCCGGATGCTGACGCCAGCGCCAAGATGGAACAGGCTATCCTGGAGGCGAAGTCCAAGGGCGATAGCATCGGTGGGACCGTAGCGCTTCTCGTGAAAAACGTTCCGGCAGCCCTCGGCGAACCGGTATTCGACAGGCTTGACGCCCTCCTTGCTCAGGCAATGCTTTCCATACCGGCATGCAAGGGATTTGAAATCGGCAGTGGCTTTGCTGCAGCACGCATGCACGGCAGCGAGCACAATGATGAAATTTACGTAGAAGGCAACACCTACCACACGCGTACAAACAACGCGGGTGGTAGCCTTGGCGGCATCTCTAACGGTGAACCGATTTACTGCCGCATGGCATTCAAGCCGACCGCCACGATTTCGCAGTTGCAAAAGACCGCCGGCCGCGGTTACGAGAATGGAGAACTTGCCGCCAAGGGAAGGCACGATCCTTGTGTTGCCGTCCGCGCTCCCGTGATTGTCGAAAGCATGGCAGCCCTCGTCCTTGCCGACCTCTACCTGCAGCAAAAACGCAACTGCTTGTAAAGCTATGTGCAACTTCGGCTTGTCCCCCCGGACTGTCATCCCGGATTTATTGTGCAAGCACAAGGCCCTTCGGCTCAGCTATGTCAAAGATTAAAATCTTTGACGCAGCGTTCGCCTCGTTCGCCTTTCCGGGGTCGCCATCTCGCTTATGAAAAGGCGATGCCGGAACGGAGTCCGGCATGACATGCATCGAGGCACTGCTAATGATATACACAACGAAGCCTTTCCGTCTTGCAGCAGCCGCAATCTACCGGATTGCGTACAAGCTACACCACAAATTATTTTTGCGGCCACAACCGCCCATTAAGACTCCCGTCATCATCGTCGGGAGTTACCTAGCAGGCGGTGCCGGAAAGACTCCGTTCACCATCTGGCTTGCAAAGCGTCTTCAAGAACAAGGTAAAAAAGTCGCGATTCTTTGCCACAGCGCCGCATGGGACGAATTCATCATGATGCAGCAGGAACTCGACAACGTATTCGCGACCAAGAACCGCTACAAGACCGCCAAGGAAATTCAGGACAAATTCGATATTATCCTTTGCGACGACGGCTTTGAAGACTCGCGTTTTACAGGCGCCCACTACATCTGTCTCGACTGGCAAGAACCACCAACATCATGGAAAAGCCTTTTGCCAAGCGGCCCTTTTCGCAGCCTAAAACAAGACCACGACGAACGCCAAATCACCCATCTCCGTTGTTTCGATTCATTCATCCAAGCACCCGACATCCAGTTCGCCATTAAATCCATAACAAATTACATTCCGGGTAAGCCATTCACCGCCACCATCATTTGCGGACTCGGATCCCCCAACCGCTTTATCGACGACATCCGCTCATTTGCAACGCCCTGCGGTATCCAAATCAACAAAATAATTACACGTTCCGACCACGACAAACACTTCCCAGTAGTCGTTCAAGCAGAGCTTTCGCAAGACCACGATATTATTATTTCTCAGAAAGACGCCTGCCGTCTGCCACAAACAGTCCTCAACCACGCCAAGCTCCACATCGCAATCCAAAAAATCGAAGTTTCCCCAAAAGTTCAAGGATTGGTTGCCACAGTAACCACCTAACAAGGCTTTCTTAATAAATAATCGTAAACTTTTCCCTTTTTTATTGTATTTTTAAAAGGTAAGAACTAGGGAGAAAAAATATGAATTTGCGTCAGCGTTTTGCCGAACTTCTTCAGATCATTACCAAAGACATTCCAGAAAGAGAATACTATGTGCAGTTGGGATTCCTCACCGCACTCATTCAGGAACCGTTCTACTTGTACGGTCGCCCCGGCTGCGGAAGCTCCCTCTTTATCCGCAGAATTTCGAGCGCATTCAAGGACGCCCGCGTTTTGAAGCTCGGGAAAAAGCAAAGACAGCTCCCTGACAACATCAACGATTTCAATCTGATTATCTTCGATAACTTCACGCCCAACGACGAACAGAGCAAGAGTAATCTCCAGATTGTCATCCACGATCACGAAAAGAATTCCATCATCATCTCGGGTGACCAAAAGCCGGAATCCGCATTGAGCAGGTCCGAAGTGAGCGACCAAGTCACGCTTACCATCATGCTCCCCGACAGCATTTCTTCGGAAGCCCTTTGCAAGCTCCTGCAAATTCACGGTACAGACAGTAACGTCAACGTTCCGCCCGCAATTGCCATCAGCGCCGAAGAACAGGCTCAGTGGATTCAGGAAATCAGCAAAGTCACGCTTTCCCCGAACACGCTCGCCGTCATCGGCAAGGTTGCAGAGACCTGTGAAAAGAACTGCGTTTACGTGCCCATCCGCAGATGGCTCGCCCTTTCGAACATGATCAAGGCAATCGCATACCTCAACGGGCGCTCCGAAACCAAGCTTATCGATACATTCTTCCTCGGCACATCCATCTGGGGACGTAGCGCATCTAACACCGCCATTTCCGAAAGCTATAAGCAGATTCTCAAAGAGCAATTATATAAGAACACGCCGAGCCTCCTAGAAACGCCTTATGACGCCAACAGCCTGCTCATGCGCGTGAACCATCTTGTCCACAGCTCCAACAACCTTTACGAAACCAAACCGTTCAACGGCGAGAAATGCCTCGCCTACCGCATCACGATTGCAGGCGAATCCGTACCGCTTTACGCGCCGCTCAAATACATCGAAACAGATGTCAGCTTCAATCCGTACAACGAACTCCGCCAAATCGAAAAGCGTGTTGTCTGCAATTACCACGGTACTTCGAACTGCACTATTTCCATCGATCCACAAGTCCGTACAAGCGGGCTGCGCAGTTCCGTGAACCAGTCCAATGCCGCTTGCACAAAGTTCGAAGAATTCGGTACACTCCCGACATACATCTTGAGAGAAAACGCGCCAGAAATCATCGAAGAGAAAAAAGTTCTTCGCGACACGCTGAATGCCGAAATCAAGGAATCCATGGACCGCGAAACGGCAAACCTAGTCGCCTTGCGTAACACATATAAATTATTCAACGAATCGAAGGACGACCTTTTCTGCTTTACGCAGATGTTCAACGCCGTCCAAAGCGATATCAAGGCACAGTTCGACAACACCGCAAACATCATCAAGACCATCAAGAAGGCAAGCGAAGTCATCGCATCGTTCTCAAATAACATGCTCAAGACTCCGAACCTCGTCGGTAAGCCGCAAGCCAAGCCACAGGCGCAGGCACCACAGGCGGCTCAGCCTTCTAATGCCGAAAAATAACGTATATTGAGGGCGTGAACTTAATTCTCCTCTGGGCGGGTATCGCCATCATTTGGCTACTATGCATCTGCATGACCAAAAAAGGTTGTGCAGTTATTCGCATTCTCTGGAGGAGCATCAAGGTAAAATTAACCATCATTGTATGCGCACTAGGCATTGCCGCCATCACGACCGCTTACGCTACGCACCCCGAAGAAGCCCCACGCCCAACAATTGACGAGCAGCACGAATACCAAAAATACGCGACTTCCGCCATTCAAAAGCTCTGCGACCAAGGCGAACTCATTATCGACATGAACTGCAACCTCGACAGTGCGGCTGCAGAACTAGCCTACATCCTCCCCACCGTCATCAACAATTACAATCTCGTCGTCACGCGACCCACGACACCGATTCTCGAAAAAATCAAGGACACGCTCCAAATCAAGATGATCGGCTACAAGAAATTCAAGAACAGAGGCATCCGACTCACAAAAGCGCTGCAACGCGATCTCGGCATCCGCTACGATATCGAAATCATTTCCGAAGACACGGACCACACGCTGAAAATCACATACAACGGAAAGCGTTGGGACAGCGAACACCTTTGCAACCTCCCCGTTCTCGAAGCATGCCTCCGCGAACGCACAGACCCCGCCGTTCTCATGTCCATCATCCAGCACACTTCCGGATTTCAGATGAACTATCAGGGCAAAAACAACACGTCCGGATTACTCGCACTCGATACTGGCAAGGGTTTAGAACAAATTGACATAGGCGCCCATCGCCTCAAAAAAGTTCTAGCGACATCACCCACGCTCGCCGACGCCGTTGCGCAATTCTACCCCGATGCAGAACACCGCAACAAATTCGAGAACTGGCGCAAAGACCCGCAAAAGCATTACTGGGTGGGGCAAGTCCTTACGGACATTCAATACTACCGCAGCAACGGCATGACGCTTACCCCGCGCAAACGTCAAAGAGCGGAATAATCCTGTCATGCCTGCCACCGAGCAGGCATATCCCTTCTACGAACTAATAACTAACGACTATTGACTAGTCCAGCTTATACTTGTCTTTCGCGGCTTCGAGTTCGGCACTCGCCTTTTCCCAGGCGGCGTAAAGTTCTTCGGTCAGCTTCTTGTTTTCGTCCATATCTTTTGCAATGGACGTAATCGCATTGCCGTCGCCAGATTCCGAGGCAGCCACAAGTTTTGCTTCAAGTTCACCGCCGATAGCTTCGGCCTTCGCAATTTCTGCTTCGAGGCGAGCGGTCTCTTTTTCGAGCGGCTTGATGACCTTGCTGCGTTCGGCAATGTAGTCTGCTCGCGCCCTGCGGTCTTCCTTGGTGCGCGGCGTCGAACTCACGGGCTTGTCGTCCGTGACGTCGATATTCGAGACCTTGATGTTTGCGGAGTTTGCGCCGCCCGGCTTCTTTTCAGAAGCCCAGCCAACCTTTTCAAGGAAGTCCGCGTAAGTGCCTTCGAAGATACGGCACTTACCACCGTCAAAGACGATGAGGCGCGTCGCAAAAGCATGCAGCAGTTCTTCGTCATGCGTCACGACAAGTGCGGTTCCATCGTAATCTTCGAGCGCATCGATCAAGCTCTCGATGCTTTCCATATCCAAATGGTTCGTCGGTTCGTCTAGCAAAAGCATGTTGCTTTCGTTCGCCAAAATCTTCCCTAACAGCACACGGCTGCGTTCACCACCCGAAAGCACCTTGACCTTCTTCATGGCAGTGTCACCGCTGAACATCATCACGCCAGCAAGGCTACGCGCACGGCTCTTCTGCGACACATCCGCAATCGCACTTGCAATTTCTTCTTCAACCGTATTTTCAAGATTCAGACGGTTGATGTTCGTCTGTCCAAAGTAATTTATCTTCAGGTTCGGGTTGTAATTGATTGAACCCTGGGTCGGTTCAAATTCTTTCGCAATCAAGTTCAAGAGCGTCGTTTTACCGCGACCGTTCGGACCGATAATCGCAATGCGGTCGCCCTTGAACACTTCCATCTCGAGATCCGAAATCAGCTCCGGACCGTAACCGTTTTCGTTCTTGTACGCAAAGTGCAGCCCGTGAATCTGGAGCATGCGCTTGCCCGGGAATTCCGCATTCTTGAAATTGAAATCCAGGTTGCGTTCATGCGTGAGGCGCTCGCCCGTTGCAAGCTTTGCCGCAGCCTTAATCTTCGACTGCACCATCGCCGCCTTCGCCGCCTTGTAGCGGAAGCGCTCGATGACTTTTTCAAGCTGTTCCTTTTTACGCTGCTCGTTTTCTTGCGTGCGCATTGCCACTTCTTCTTCTTCGGCAATCGTCTCGCGGAGCTTTTCGACCGTTCCCTTGACCTTGCGCATCTTGTGGCGGTGAATCCCCACCGTATGTGTGCAGACCTCATCCATAAAGTGGTGGTCATGCGTAATCAAGAGCACTTCGCCCTTCCACATGCGCAAAAAGCGGCTGAGCCAGCGCATGGAAACAATGTCCAAGTAGTTCGTCGGTTCGTCCAGCAAAAGCATGTCCGGTTCCGACGCCAAGACCTTCGCCAAATTCAAACGGATCTGGAAACCACCCGACAAAAGCATCGGGTCTTTCTGCATGCTCTCTTCGTCAAAGCCAAGACCAAAGAGAATCGCCTCGACCTTGTGTTCTTCGAGCCAGCCGTCCTCATTCACCTTGAGCACGCTACACGCTTCTTCGTGAACCGTCGGGTGCGTGAACTTGATGTGCTGTTGCAAATAGCCAATCGTATAGCCCTTCGGGATGTCGATGTTACCGCCATCGAGACATTCCTGCCCGAGAATCATCTTGAAAAGGGTCGATTTGCCGCAACCGTTGCGACCTACAAGACCGACACGTTCATGGTCGGCAACGAGCATGCTAGCG
This window harbors:
- a CDS encoding TrkA family potassium uptake protein yields the protein MASRQFVIIGLGNSANYLARHLTSLGHDIMVIDSHPEKVQDFASMVSQAVVADSTRKKQLASIPSLTKADSVIVCIGSNLEASLLTILNLKELGVKHIIAKSSSAEHTSILEKLGVTDIFHPERDAAISLAERLNRPNMVDFLPFMEGYSIVELVCPKQFIGKTLKTLSLTHKYGVQVIAIRDPQEPTPKIGNIADVILQEDDVLFIIGPNEALDKLKD
- the aroC gene encoding chorismate synthase, translated to MSSTFGKIFSVTTWGESHGPAVGAVLDGCPAGLPITEEMIQAELNRRRPGQGKLTTPRNEKDTVKILSGVFEGKTTGTPISFVVFNEDQHSKDYADIAKWYRPGHADLCYDLKYGFRDYRGGGRSSARETIGRVAAGAVAKAFLKTVAGTEFLSWVSSVGTVDGTTPDLNTLTLDQIEASPVRCPDADASAKMEQAILEAKSKGDSIGGTVALLVKNVPAALGEPVFDRLDALLAQAMLSIPACKGFEIGSGFAAARMHGSEHNDEIYVEGNTYHTRTNNAGGSLGGISNGEPIYCRMAFKPTATISQLQKTAGRGYENGELAAKGRHDPCVAVRAPVIVESMAALVLADLYLQQKRNCL
- a CDS encoding TrkH family potassium uptake protein, with translation MLRSKYQMLTDSLSENIFKTRTQANPIMLVVLAYLLLIAIGTGLLSLPASTTRPIDFIEAFFTSMSAVCVTGLSVVDISSTYTDTGHWFIIVLMQLGGLGIMTASTTLILLAGMHPGFSHQSVFFSEFTQEGNIDAGRILKAVIPFTFVLELIGGTVYFTQFESMEMYDRILCSVFQAVSSFCGVGFTLFPNSLEGFQYNPVMNITTCILVLAGGFGFLAIAELRYIFDFSHKEIRRVSLHTRIATYGTIIVIVASILVFSFTEWNNLFSGHTIGENAQSVLFMAFTSRTAGLNSLNIPDLTQASLFFFIIIMFIGANPGSCGGGIKITTAAVIGLLGINRLLGREKTQVMGRTIPNNTVDKAIRIFVVAMVVIAAATLILLCTEIPSGTAYSANSTPFLKILFEVVSAYATCGLSMGLTEELTTVGKIVICCVMFIGRMGPLFLISAVAGKLQDTAYYAEEDIMVG
- a CDS encoding NADH peroxidase, whose amino-acid sequence is MKVWVCKVCGYVHMGPEAPEECPQCHAPKSKFFEKVETPAAGKIVWADEHKVGVAQGLDAEVVQGLRENFAGECTEVGMYLAMSRQADREGFPEVAEAYKRIAFEEAEHAAKFAELLGEVVYADTKKNLELRVAAEAGATEGKLALAKRAKELGYDAIHDTVHEMCKDEARHGSAFQGLLGRYFK
- a CDS encoding NADH-quinone oxidoreductase subunit A, coding for MSNVEIFDTTFAMTILVIMALCIPTVLLVANWVLHPGKIKHTLIKGSAYECGLAHVSGTANERYPVKYYMVAMLFLVFDLEVAFIYPWTIQFLAGGWELLFILLGFLLILEAGYIYLLKKGVLDWNSVKD
- a CDS encoding tetraacyldisaccharide 4'-kinase; translation: MIYTTKPFRLAAAAIYRIAYKLHHKLFLRPQPPIKTPVIIVGSYLAGGAGKTPFTIWLAKRLQEQGKKVAILCHSAAWDEFIMMQQELDNVFATKNRYKTAKEIQDKFDIILCDDGFEDSRFTGAHYICLDWQEPPTSWKSLLPSGPFRSLKQDHDERQITHLRCFDSFIQAPDIQFAIKSITNYIPGKPFTATIICGLGSPNRFIDDIRSFATPCGIQINKIITRSDHDKHFPVVVQAELSQDHDIIISQKDACRLPQTVLNHAKLHIAIQKIEVSPKVQGLVATVTT
- a CDS encoding Fur family transcriptional regulator, with the translated sequence MQDTASILKDHGIRPSLQRVCVYHYLRGVKTHPTVDEIYMALLPKYPSLSRTTVYNTLELLLENDLAISLDFGDGFLRYDADCSPHSHFKCRKCGKVYDIFIAPPDCTQMIPSGFTLQGTSLYMFGLCDKCAVGEGGLN
- a CDS encoding ABC-F family ATP-binding cassette domain-containing protein gives rise to the protein MIQIQNVSKSFGMQVLLDGASMLVADHERVGLVGRNGCGKSTLFKMILGQECLDGGNIDIPKGYTIGYLQQHIKFTHPTVHEEACSVLKVNEDGWLEEHKVEAILFGLGFDEESMQKDPMLLSGGFQIRLNLAKVLASEPDMLLLDEPTNYLDIVSMRWLSRFLRMWKGEVLLITHDHHFMDEVCTHTVGIHRHKMRKVKGTVEKLRETIAEEEEVAMRTQENEQRKKEQLEKVIERFRYKAAKAAMVQSKIKAAAKLATGERLTHERNLDFNFKNAEFPGKRMLQIHGLHFAYKNENGYGPELISDLEMEVFKGDRIAIIGPNGRGKTTLLNLIAKEFEPTQGSINYNPNLKINYFGQTNINRLNLENTVEEEIASAIADVSQKSRARSLAGVMMFSGDTAMKKVKVLSGGERSRVLLGKILANESNMLLLDEPTNHLDMESIESLIDALEDYDGTALVVTHDEELLHAFATRLIVFDGGKCRIFEGTYADFLEKVGWASEKKPGGANSANIKVSNIDVTDDKPVSSTPRTKEDRRARADYIAERSKVIKPLEKETARLEAEIAKAEAIGGELEAKLVAASESGDGNAITSIAKDMDENKKLTEELYAAWEKASAELEAAKDKYKLD
- a CDS encoding FISUMP domain-containing protein yields the protein MKKNLLSFVIVGASTLFFGCSDDPSPMAPPVSITSSSSVVSPTSSSISNPGDSTIVIGVRDTTEKHQTVTVPSQSSVQHPDMVDESQTYCIWTAGCEATVKPPSSSSKATPVAKSSSSNNGITIDTPENKEPVVQGLQMTDTRDNQTYTLIQVGTKLWMAQDINYAIANSECYNESDANCATNGRLYTFNGAQKACPTGWRLPSREEAQTAINNEAMPWSYSGRCKDGDCNFMGDMGFHWTSGTPESGDKKFDENGGTNGALIIVEKSPEYVKDKEGEDRLFFQVDSKTKRFSVRCVQD